The genomic region ACTACAAAGTTCGCGCTACTATGCTGAGTGGCAGGTCAAATGCGGAAAAGTACTGTCGTCAGTTCCGGGTATTTCGGTACATTCAGCCCACCTGGCTCGTCCCGACTTATGAAACGCCCTGCTGACTTCTGGCTTTTGCTGCTTGGGCTGCTCGGCGTGTTCCTGCTGGCCGGCTTCGGCGCCCAGGCCCAGCCCACGCCACTGCGGTTCCGCACCTTCACAGCCGCCGACGGGCTGGCCGAAAACAGCGTCTACAGCCTCGTGCAGGACCAGCGCGGCTTTCTGTGGGTAGGCACCCAGGATGGCCTCTGCCGCTACGACGGCGTTGGGTTTCGCACGTTTCGGGCTGATGCCCGCCGGCCCACCAGCTTGGCCAGCAACTTCGTGCTTTCGCTGTGCCTCGATCCGCAGGGACAGGTGTGGGTGGGCACCGGCGGCGGCCTGTCGCGCTACAGCCCGCGCACCGGGCAGTTCCGCACCTACCGCGCCGAGCCCGGCGACTCCAGCGGCCTGACCAGCAACTTCATCCGGGTGGTGTATTGCGACCGGCAGGGGCGGGTGTGGGCCGGCTCCGAAGATGGCCTGCACCAGCTGAACCCCGCCGCGCGCCGTTTCGGCGTGTTCCGGCACGCGGCTGGGCCCGGCAGTAGCCTCCGGCGCAACTCCGTGCGGGCCCTCACCCAGGACCAGGCCGGCCAGCTGTGGGTGGGCACCGGCGAGGGTATCGTCAGCCGCCTTGACACCGTCAGCCGCCTGCTGCTGCCCGACCCGCGCCTGCCAGCCGTCGGCGCCATCACCAGCCTCTGCCCCGACCGCCGCGGCGGGCTATGGGTGGGTGCCGAGTCCGGGACGTTGGCCTACCTGCCCCCGGCCGGCGGGGCTGCCCGCTTTTTCCGGCCGGGCGCGGGCAGCTTGCCGCCCGGCGGCATCCGCAGCCTGCTCACCGACCAGCAGAACACGCTGTGGGTGGGCACCAACGAGGGCCTGTGCCGCTACGAGCCTGCTACCGGCACTTTTCGTCGTACCGCGCACGAGCCGCTCAATCCGGTCAGCCTGCCCGAAAACACGGTGCAGACGCTGCTGCAGGACCGCGCCGGGCTGCTGTGGGTGGGCACCGAAGCCGGCCTCAGCCAGACCGACCTGCGCACCCGCGACTTTCGGCGGGTGCCCGCGCCTGCCGTGCCCGCGCCGGTGTGGGCCGTCACGTCGGATGCGGCGGGGCGGCTCTGGATTGGCACCGAAGACCAGGGGCTGCTGTGCTACGAGCCTACCACCGGCCGCTACCGCAGCTTCCGCCACAACCCCGCGCAGCCCGGCAGCCTGGCCCAGGACTTTGTGCGGGCATTGAGCTTTGATGCCGCCGGCCGCCTGTGGGTGGGCACCCAAAGCCAGGGCCTCGACTGCCTGGAGCCGGGCCGCACCGTGTTCCGCCACTACCGCCACAATTCCGCCAACCCCGCCAGCCTCTCCGACGATTTCGTGCGCTCCGTGTACCAGGACCCCGCTGGGCAGCTTTGGGTGGGCACCGAGGGCGGCCTCAACCGCCTCAGCGCCGCTACCGGCCGCTTCACCACCTTCCGCCACGACCCCGCCCGGGCCGCCAGCCTGCCCAACAACTTCGTGCGCGTGACGCTGCAGGATGGCCGGGGCCGCCTCTGGGTGGGCACCGGCGGCGGTGGCCTCAGTTGCCTTGACCCCGCCACCGGCCGCTTCCGCACCTTCCGGGCCGATGGCCGCAACCCCCGCAGCCTGAGCAGCAACTTCGTGCGCTGCCTGCAGCTCGATGAAAGCGGCACGCTGTGGGTCGGCACCGAAGGCGGCGGCTTCTGTCGCCTCGACGATGCCGAGCAGGGCAGCTTCACCACCTTCCGCGAAGCCAGCGGCCTGCCCAACGATGTGGTATACGGCATGCAGCACGACCGCCAGGGCCATCTTTGGCTGTCGACCAACAAGGGTATTGCCCGCTTCGACCCCAAAACCGGCCGGTTCTTCACGTTTGATGAGCGCGACGGTCTGCCGCAGGACGAGTTTAATGCCGGGGCCAGCCACCGCGGCGCCGATGGGCAGCTGTATTTTGGCGGGGCCAATGGGCTAGTGGCGTTTCTGCCGGCCGCTGTGCGCACCAACCCCGTGCCGCCGGCCGTGGTGCTCACGGAGCTGCGCAAATTCAACCGCCCGGTGGAACTGCCCGACACAGCCATCACGGAGCGGCGCGTGCTGCGCCTAGCCCCGCAAGACTACTTTTTCTCGCTGGAATTTGCGGCCCTCAATTTCCGCCAGCCTGATAAAAACCGCTACGTCTATCTGCTGGAAGGCTTCGACCAAGACTGGATTGAGGCCGGCCGCCGTCGCGAGGCCAACTACACCAACCTCGACCCCGGTACCTATACTTTCCGGGTGCGAGCCACCAACAACGACGGCGTCTGGAGCCCGCGTGGGGCCGCGCTGCGCATCATTGTTACGCCGCCCTGGTACCAGTCGTGGTGGTTTCGGATTGGGCTCGGCTGGCTGGCGTTTGCGCTGTTGTTTGTGGCGTACCGGCTGCGGGTGGGGCATCTGCTTTCGTTGGAACGGGTGCGCCACAGTATCGCCCGCGACTTGCACGACGACATGGGCTCCACGCTCAGCAGCATTTCCATTCTAAGCCAGATTGCGCGCAACCACCAGCACCAGCATCGCCCCGAGCAGGCCGCGGCCCTGCTGGAGCAAATCGGGGACTCGTCGCGCCGCATGCTCGACGCCATGGACGACATCGTGTGGGCCATCAACCCCGCCCACGACGGCCTCGATGACGTGACGGCCCGCATGCGCAGCTTCGCCTCGGAGGTGCTGGAGGCGCGCGGCATCGAATTCACGTTTCGGGCCGAGCCCTCGGTGCAGGGCCTGAAGCTGGATATGCGGGCCCGCCGCGAGTTTTTCCTGCTCTTCAAGGAAGCCATAAACAACCTGGCCAAGTACGCGCAGTGCCAGCATGCCGGCATTCGGTTAGCCTACCAGCAGGGCCTGCTGCACCTCACCGTGCAGGACGATGGCGTGGGCTTCGACCCCACCAGCCCCGCCCAGGGCAGCGGCAACGGCCTCACCAACATGCGCAGCCGCGCCGCCGCCCTGGCCGGCCACCTCACCATCGAAACCGCCCCCGGCAAAGGCACCACCCTCCACCTGAAAGTGCCTCTGAATGATTGATGTTGGGTGATGGGGTGATGAGGTGATGAAGCCAGAACGTCATTCCGAGCGGAGCGAGGAATCTCGCCAGTATAGTACTCACCAGCAAACTGGCTCACCAAAAAAACTCGTCTGGCTCCCCCTCTCCACGGGAGAGGGGGCCGGGGGGTGAGGCGAACGTCAGCACGCGAGATTCCTCGCTCCGCTCGGAATGACGACCTTTTGCTTTTCACCCTATCACCTGTCATCTCATCACCTCTTTTCACATCATCATGTAGGCGCATCTGGGGGCGGCAACGCGTATATTACCTGCACTCTCACCACCTGCCGGCTTTGCGCCATGGAAAACAGCATCCGCGTTCTGATTTACGAAGACAATGCTGACCTGCGCACCAGCCTGGGCCAATTGCTGGCCGGCTCGCCGGGCCTGACGCTGGCCGGCGCGCTCAGCAACTGCACCCAAGCTGAAGCCGACATGGAGCGCCTCCGCCCCGACGTAGTGCTCATGGACATCGACATGCCCGGCTGCACCGGTATCGAAGGCCTGCGCCGCATCAAGGCGGTGGCCCCGGTCATCAACGTGGTGATGCTGACGGTATTTGAGGAAAACGAGCGGGTGTTTGCTGCTATCTGCGCCGGCGCCGACGGCTATCTGCTCAAGAAAACTCCGCCGGCCCGCATCATCGATGCCATCAGCGAGGTGCGGGCCGGGGGGGCGCCCATGACGCCCGCCATTGCCCGGCAGGTGCTGCGCCTGTTCCCAAAAACGCCACCCCGCCCCGTCTCCGACGAGTCGCCGGCCAACCTCAGCGCCCGCGAGCAGGAAATTCTGGGGCTGCTGGTGGAAGGTTACAGCTACAAAATGATTGCCGCCGACCGCGGCATCAGCATCGATACCGTCCGCTCCCACATCAAGAAAATCTACGAGAAGCTGCACGTGCGCTCCATGACTGAGGCCGTTAGCAAAGCCTTGCGGCAGGGCCTGACCTGAAACCTGCCCCAACGGGCCGCTACATGATTATGCGATTGACAACGGCGGCAGAAAAGCGCAATTTCAACCCGACCAACAACCCCGGCCTCGGTGTTTCCACCACGGGCATTCGGGGCTGGTTGGGTGCCCAAATATCTGCCATTATGCCACATATGCGTCCGCAGCTACTTATTTGCCTGCTGGGTCTTTGGATCCGGCAGCGCCCGGCCCTTGCCTGACCCCGGCTTTGGCCTTGCACATACTACCGGCTGGCGCTGATGCCGCCCGGTGCGTTGCGGCCGATGCGGCCTGGCAGGTTCCCGTCGCCGACAGGTGCGCTACTTCCTGGCGCCCTGCCGACGGCGGCTCTGGAACACCGCAAAAATGGTGCATACGTGGTGGAAAAGCCTATATTCGGCATCCATCTACTGTGTTATCCGCCTTGTGTATGCGTCTGCTCCGCGACCTAAAGCTCGATGAGGTATTTGTGCTCGACATTGAGACCGTGCCCTGCGTAGGCTGCCACGACGACCTGCACGAGATGCTCAAGGAGCTTTGGGAGCACAAATGCCACGCCCTGCGCCGCGAGAAAGGCTGGATTTCGCACCACGACCACATTGCCCCGCTGCCCGACACCTTGCACGCTGCCACGCTGTTCGAGCAGGCCGGCATCTACGCCGAGTTTGGGCGGGTGGTGTGCATTTCGGTGGGCCGCTTCCGCTACACGCCCGAGGGGGAGCTGCGCTTCAGCGTGAAATCCTTCTATGGCCACGATGAGAAAGAGCTGCTCCGGGAGTTCAGCGACGTTATCAGCCACCGGCCGCATTTCCGGCTGTGCGGCCACAACGGCAAGGAGTTCGACTTTCCGTACCTGTCGCGGCGTATGCTCATCAACGGGCTGGCGCTGCCGCCCCACCTCGATACGGCCGGCAAAAAGCCCTGGGAAGTGCCTCACCTCGACACCATGGAACTCTGGAAGTTCGGCGACCGGAAGTCGTTTACATCGCTGAGTCTGCTGGCCGCCATGTTCGGGATTCCCACGCCCAAAGACGACATCCAGGGCAAAGACGTGGCCCGCGTGTATTACGAAGACAACGACCTGCCGCGCATTGCACGCTATTGCCAGAAGGACATCATCACCACGGCCCGCCTGCTGCTGCGCTTCCGCGGCGACGAACCCTTCCCGGATGAGGCCGTGCAGTACGCCGAAGAGCCCGCCACCGTACTGCGCCGCGTGTAGCGCTGTTGGCAGGTTTTGGCCTTGGTTTAAGCTGCTTATGAAAGCTGTTGGGGGAGAATAGTGCCCGGCTCTAACTGCTTTTATTGGGTATGGGATATTTTTCTTGTAAAATAAATTAAATAAATAATTGAAATATTATAATTAAAAAAATTACCTTTTGAGTGAAGTTGGCTTTAGTGAGTAAGAGGATATGGGAAATACACTGAATCAGACGGTTCTGGACGCTTTTACGGACCAGGTAACCGACGACTTGGCGAGCCGCAACCAAGTAGCGGGAGCCGCTATCCGCAACGGCCTCAGCCATACCGTACCGTTTTCGCTGTATACACTGCTCAACCGCGTGGAAGGCCCCTACGGCCCGGAAATGCTCTGGCAACTCAGCCGCGAGGCCCACGACGCCCACGTAACGGAGCACCTGCCTTCCCTCGACCAGACCGGGTGGCAGAAGCGGGGCGAAGACTTGCTGCACGACTTACTGGGGGAATCCTACTCCGGCATTTTGCAGGAGCAGGCCGACGCCACCAACCTAACCCCCGGCGTGGCGGCCCGACTATTGGGCTGCAGCACGGTGGCGGTGCTGGGCGTGGCCGGCGAGCATGCCCGCGAGCATCAACTCGACCCGGTGGCGCTGGCGCTGTGGCTGCGCCAGGAGAAAGATCCGCTTCGGCGGGCCCTGCTCTCGGTGCCGCAGTCGGTGCCGGCCGGCAGCCCGGACCGGGTGCCGGCTTTACTCCCCGAGCTGGCCCCCAACGCTTCTGTAGCGGCCTGGGCCACGGCTCCTGCTGCGCCGGTTGCTGAAACCTCTACCGCCCGCTGGCAGTGGGGGCTGCTGCTGTTGCTGGCGGTGTTGCTGGGCTATCTGTTCGGGCACGACCGGCTGGGCGCGCCCGCGGTGCCGCTGGCTACCGGGCTGGCGCCCGCCTCGCAGGCCCAGCCGGCCGGCCCAGCCAGTACGGAGCAGGCCGGCCGCTACGATGCCAGCAGCGGCAACTACATCTACGACACCGGCCAGCCCATCATCCTGCGTCTGGCCGACGGTACCACCCAGAAAATAGGCGCCAACTCCACCGAAAACCGCCTCTACACCTTCCTGGCTGACCCCGCCATAGAAGTAGATTCCGTGAACCGCACCAAAGGCTGGATCAACTTCGACCGGGTGTACTTCGAGCCCGGCTCCACCACGCTCACCGACGAGTCGTTTATGCAGCTGCGCAACGTGGCCAGCATCCTCAAAACCTTCCCGACGGCCGTGGTGAAGCTGGGCGGCTACACCGACAGCACCGGCAACCCGCTCAAAAACTTCCAGCTCAGCGAAACGCGCGCCCAGACGGCCATGCTGGCCATGGCCGGTATGGGCATCGATATGAACCGGATTCAGGCCAAAGGCTACGGCGGCAAGTATTTCATCACGCCCAACACTACGCCCGAAGGCCGCGCCCTCAACCGCCGCATCAGCATCCGCGTGATTAAGAAGTAGCGGCTGCTTCGTTGGGGCTACTTATTGGGCGAGGTGCGCTTAGCGGCTTCTGTTCGGGCCAGCTCCAGCGCCTTTTCCAGCACCGGGTCGCGCTGCTGCTGCAGGGCGGGCAGGGTGTTTTCTACCGCTACGTCGGGCTGCACGCCCACGTCTTCCAACGGCTGGCCGGCTGGCGTGGTATAGCGCTGGTGGGAGAGGGTCACGTCGAGGCCGTTGGGCAGGTGCACGCTGTACATGTCGGAGAGCATGCCCTTGGTGGCGGTGCCGATTTGCGTCACCTGCGGTAACGTGTTCAGGGCAATGGTCAGGTCCTCGGCGGCGCTGGCGGTCTGGTCGGAGGTGAGCAGGATGACCGGGCCGGCGAAGCGTGGGCCGGTGGCGGGTGTCATGTACACGGGCTGCGGCTCCGTGAAACGGTCGTAGCCGCCGGGCTGACGCAGGGCTTTGTAGCTGGTCAGCACCCGTTCAGTGGCGAAGTGGCCCGCCAGCTCCACGCCGCTGTGGCCGCCGCCGTCGTCACGAATGTCGAGCAGCAGCACCTGGCAGCCGCTCAGCTGCTTCAGCGCCTGCAAAAACAGCTTCTCCAGCTTCTGCTGATCCTTTTTCTCCTGAGCGTCGGTGCCGATGGCTCCGCTGATATCGGCGAAGTTGCGGGTGAGGTGCAAATAGCCGAGGTTGCCGCTGCGGCTGACGTAGAGCGGCTGCTTGCCCTTGAAATTGGGTCCCGTCCCTTTCAGGGGACCGAAACCGGCTGCCTGCAGTTGCTGCGTCGCCACCCGCCAGAACTCGGGCTGCACGGCCTTGAAGGTTTGCTTAAACGAGTTGCGGTGGCTTTCGCCCTTGAACAGGATGGTTTCGCCCTGGCTGATGGTAATGTGCCCATCATGCAGCGGGGCCACCATCCGGCCGAACACCTGCACCAGCGAATCTTGCGGCGTTTGGGCCGTGATGCGGGGGCGGTAGGCGCGGTAGGTGGCGTCCCAGTCAACCTGTTTGAGCGGGAAGAAGGCGTAATGGTCGCGGAAGGCCTGCCAGAACTGCTCAAAGCTCTGCTCCGGTAGGCTGGAAGCGGCTGCCGTCTGAGCAGGAGCAGCAAATGGGAATAGCAGGCAAAACAGAAAGCCAATACGTTTCATAGCACAGATAAGGGCAGATGCGGGCGCAAGTAAGTCAAGTTGCCGGTAACTGTTCGGTGCGCAGTGGAGTGTGAAAATGCTGTAGAGACGCAATATTTTGCGTCTCGTCGTTGAACGATGGGGAGTGCACTGACGCAACAACATCAGCAATGACGAGGCGCAAAATATTGCGTCTCTACATCTCACGATGAAATATTCACCCGCATTGCGGCAGAGGTCGGCAACAAAAAAGCGTCTCCGCCGAAGAGGCAGAGACGCTTTTGCAGCTTGTGGAAGCGTGGTGGCTTACAGCGCGCCGGCTACCAGACCGGGCAGCACGCCCAGCAGCACCGTGAGGGCGGCCAGCAGTAGCAGCGCGCCGGCCTGGAAGGTCGTCACGGGCACCGCCTCAGCCGTTTCGGCGTCGGTATCGCGCATGTACATGCTGATGATGGGTCGCAGGTAGTAGTAGATGCTCACCATCGACATCACCACGGCAAATACCACGAGGCCGATGTAGCCATTTTCCACGGCCGCCGAGAACACGAAGAACTTGCCAAAGAAGCCGCCCGTGAGCGGAATGCCGGCCAGGCTCAGCATGGACACCGTGAGCGAGAAGGCCAGCAGCGGGTTGGTTTTCGCCAGCCCGTTGAGGCCGTCGTAGTCCTCGCGCTGGCGGGCATCGGCCACCAGTTTCACTACCCCAAAGGCAGCGACGGTGGCTACCGAGTAGGCCAGCGAATAGAACAGAATACCGTTGGCGGAAGCACCTTCCAGCTGGCCGTTGTAGGCTACCAGCGCAATCAGCAGGTAGCCGGCGTGGGAGATGCTGGAGTAGGCCAGCATCCGCTTGATGCTGGTCTGGGCCACGGCGCCCACGTTGCCGATGAGCAGCGTGAGCACGCACATGGCCGTCAGGGTGGGCAGCCAGATGCCCTGGGCGTTGGCGGCCGGGAAGGCCTGCACCAGCAGCTTCAGGAAGGCGGCGAAACCGGCCGTTTTCACCACCGTGCTCATGAAGGCAGCGAAGAACGTAGGCGTGCCCTCGTACACGTCGGGCGTCCAGAAGTGGAACGGCGCGGCCGACACCTTGAAGCCCATACCGATGAACATCAGCAGCATGCCAATGTAGAGCATCGGCTTCAGTGACTCAAAACCGGGAGCCGGGTTCTGCACCGCGAAGCTGATTTCGCTGAGTACGAACGTGCCGGTGGCACCGTACACCAGCGCCATGCCGAAGAGCAGGATGCCGGTGAAGAACGCACCCATCAGGAAGTACTTGAGGGCGGCTTCGTTGGAGCGCAGGTTGCGCTTATCGGAGCCGGCCAGTACGTACATGGCCACGCTCAGGATTTCGATGCCCAGAAACAGCATCAGCAGGTGGTTGTAGCTCACCAGCATAATGGCGCCCACCAGCGAAAACAGCAGCAGCGAGTAGTATTCGGCCAGGTTGGCCTCGCCGTCGAGCACGTATTTCTGGGAGAAGGGCACCAGCACCAACGCCGTGAGGAGCACGATGCCGGTGAAGGCCACCGAGAAGTTGTCGATGGTGAGCATGCCGTTGAAAAACGGTTGCGCACCCTCGTTCCAGTCGATGAAGTTCACGGTCAGCACCAGCCCCAGGATGAGCATCATCACGGGCAGCAGCAGCCGGTTGGAGCGGCGGAAACCCAGGAACAGGTTGCCGAGGCCCAGAACGGAAAGGAGAATGATGGAATTCATATGGTCGGCTGGAGTTCCCAGGGCAAAAGCCCTGGACTATGGAGCGTGTACAAATGCGGCCCGAATAGCCAGAATAAGAAGCAGAATCACTACGTAGCCCAGGGCTTCAGCCTTGGAACGCGGGATGAGTGCTACCGTTTTACTACCTCGTTCAGAATGTTCAGCACGCTGCCTTCCGACAGGTGCAGGAACGTGTTGGGGAACAGGCCAATCCAGAACACCAGCACGATGAGCGGCACCAGCAGGGCCAGCTCCGAGCCGGTGAGGTCGGTGAAGGTTTCAGTGAACGAGGAATCGGGGCCGAGCATCACGCGCTGGAACATGCGCAGCAAGTACACCGCGCCCAGAATGATGGTCACTCCGGCCACGGCGCCCATCCAGGCGTTGAACTGGTACACGCCGGCCAGCAGCAGGAACTCGCCTACGAAGCCGTTGGTGAGCGGCAGCGCCACCGTGCCCAGCAGCAGCACCAGGAAGCACACCGTCAGGACGGGCGCTTTGCGGGTGAGGCCGCCCAGGTCGGCAATGTTGCGGGTGCCGGTGCGGCGCTCAATGGCGTCGGCAATGAAGAACATGCCCACCACGTTCACGCCGTGAGCCAGCATCTGAATGGCGGCGCCCTGCAGACCCATTTGGGTCAGCGAGAACACGCCGGCAATCATCAAGCCCACGTGGGAGAGGGAGGAATAAGCAATCAAGCGCTTCACATCCTGCTGGCGGATGGCAATGATGGCCCCGTAGATGATGCCGATGATGGCCAGAATCAGGATCAGGTTCTGCCAGTAATCCACGCCCATCGGCACTACGGGTAGCAGCCAGCGCATGCAGCCGTAGATACCCATTTTCAGCATGATGCCCGAGAGCAGCATGGTGGCCGGGGCCGGGGCCTCGGTGTAGGTATCGGGCTGCCAGGTGTGGAAGGGGAAGATGGGCATCTTCACGGCGAAGGCCGCGAAAATCAGCCAGAACAGCCATACCTGCGTTTCGGCGGGCAGGTTGAGGGCGTAGAACGAGGCCAGCGCCGAGTTGTGGGCCGACAGGCCGTCGGCGGCGGGGCCGGTCTGGAAGTAGAGGTACACGAAGCCGGCCAGCATGAACAGCGAGCCGATGATGGTGTACAGGAAAAACTTGAAGGTAACGCGGGCCCGGTTCACGCCGCCCCACACGCCAGCCAGGAAGTAAATTGGAATCAGGGCCACTTCCCACATGAAGTAGAACAGGAAGGCATCCTGGGCCGTGAACACACCAATCAGGCCGGTTTGCATGAACAGCACCAGCGCGTAAAACACCGACTCGTTCTCGAAGTTGCGGCGGAAGGCGCTCAGCAGAATCACGGGCACCAGCACGGCCGTCAGCAGCACCAGCAGCAAACTCAGCCCGTCCATACCCACCGCGAAGTGAATGCCAGCCGAGGGTATCCAGTTCAGGTCGAAGCTGAATTGGCCGGTGTTGTTGGTGTTGAACGTGAAGGCCGCGTAGGCCGCCAGCGCAAATTCAACCAGGGCCGCGCCCAGCGCCGGAACCCGGGCCGCACGGCCTTTGAAGAAGTGCAGCAGCAGGGCGGCCGCCACGGGCCAGAGTAGAAGAAGGACAGTCAGCATGCGTTATCTGGATGCGGATGAAGCCGGTGAAAAAGTCCGGTCCGGCCGTCAGTAGAATTAGAATTTCCCGAAGTTCAGCGCCATGACCAGCACGATGCCCACCACCATCAGGATGAGGTAGGTTTCCACGGAGCCGGTTTGCACGTAGCGCAGGAGCTGGCCCCCGCCCATGGTGATGCGGCCGAAGCCGTTCACGATGGGGTCGATGATGCCGTTTTCCACGTAGCGGAACAGGCCGCGCGAGAGCCACATGATGGGGCGCACAATCAGGGCGTTGTACAGCTCGTCGATGTAGTACTTGTGATAGATCAGGTTTTCGAGGAAGCCGCGCGACTCGCCGTCTTCCACCGGGCGCACCCCGCGGCTCACGTACTGCACGTAGGCTACGATGATGCCCAGCACACCTGCGCCTACCGAGAGGCCGATGAGCATGAGTTCGGTAGCGTGGTCCACCTCGGCACCGAAAGCGGCCGGGTTGAGGCGCTGCGAGTAAGTGAACAGTGGCGCGAGGTAGTTGGAGAGGTAGGCGTTGTCTTCACCCAGGAAGAAGGGCGCGTTCATGAAACCACCCACGGCGGCCAGAATAGCCAGCACGACAAGCGGCAGCGTCATGGAGGCCGGCGACTCGTGCAGGTGGTGCTTCTGTTCCTCGGTGCCGCGGAACTCGCCGAAGAAGGTGAGGAACAGCAGACGGAACATATAGAAGGCCGTCAGGAAGGCCGTGAACAGGCCCACGGCGTACAGCACTTTGCTGTGCTCGAAGGCGTGCAGCAGGATTTCATCTTTGGAGAAGAAGCCAGCGAAAGGCGGGATGCCGGCAATGGCCAGGCAGCCTACGAAGAAGGTGATGAACGTAATCGGCAGGGCTTTGCGCAGGCCACCCATGCGGCGCATGTCCTGCTCGTTGCTCATGGCGTGAATCACGGAGCCCGCGCCCAGGAACATCAGCGCCTTGAAGAAAGCGTGCGTCAGTACGTGGAACAGGGAGGTGCTGTAGCCCATCACGCCCAAGGCCAGGAACATGTAGCCCAGCTGCGAAACGGTGGAGTAAGCCAGCACCTTCTTGATGTCGTTCTGAGCCAGACCGATGGTGGCGGCAAACAGGGCGGTAGCCGCGCCGATGATGGCAATAACTTCGAGGGTATCGGGGGCCAGCGTGAACAGCACGTTGGCGCGCAGAATCATG from Hymenobacter canadensis harbors:
- a CDS encoding response regulator, with the protein product MENSIRVLIYEDNADLRTSLGQLLAGSPGLTLAGALSNCTQAEADMERLRPDVVLMDIDMPGCTGIEGLRRIKAVAPVINVVMLTVFEENERVFAAICAGADGYLLKKTPPARIIDAISEVRAGGAPMTPAIARQVLRLFPKTPPRPVSDESPANLSAREQEILGLLVEGYSYKMIAADRGISIDTVRSHIKKIYEKLHVRSMTEAVSKALRQGLT
- a CDS encoding S41 family peptidase; the encoded protein is MKRIGFLFCLLFPFAAPAQTAAASSLPEQSFEQFWQAFRDHYAFFPLKQVDWDATYRAYRPRITAQTPQDSLVQVFGRMVAPLHDGHITISQGETILFKGESHRNSFKQTFKAVQPEFWRVATQQLQAAGFGPLKGTGPNFKGKQPLYVSRSGNLGYLHLTRNFADISGAIGTDAQEKKDQQKLEKLFLQALKQLSGCQVLLLDIRDDGGGHSGVELAGHFATERVLTSYKALRQPGGYDRFTEPQPVYMTPATGPRFAGPVILLTSDQTASAAEDLTIALNTLPQVTQIGTATKGMLSDMYSVHLPNGLDVTLSHQRYTTPAGQPLEDVGVQPDVAVENTLPALQQQRDPVLEKALELARTEAAKRTSPNK
- a CDS encoding 3'-5' exonuclease: MRLLRDLKLDEVFVLDIETVPCVGCHDDLHEMLKELWEHKCHALRREKGWISHHDHIAPLPDTLHAATLFEQAGIYAEFGRVVCISVGRFRYTPEGELRFSVKSFYGHDEKELLREFSDVISHRPHFRLCGHNGKEFDFPYLSRRMLINGLALPPHLDTAGKKPWEVPHLDTMELWKFGDRKSFTSLSLLAAMFGIPTPKDDIQGKDVARVYYEDNDLPRIARYCQKDIITTARLLLRFRGDEPFPDEAVQYAEEPATVLRRV
- a CDS encoding OmpA family protein, translated to MGNTLNQTVLDAFTDQVTDDLASRNQVAGAAIRNGLSHTVPFSLYTLLNRVEGPYGPEMLWQLSREAHDAHVTEHLPSLDQTGWQKRGEDLLHDLLGESYSGILQEQADATNLTPGVAARLLGCSTVAVLGVAGEHAREHQLDPVALALWLRQEKDPLRRALLSVPQSVPAGSPDRVPALLPELAPNASVAAWATAPAAPVAETSTARWQWGLLLLLAVLLGYLFGHDRLGAPAVPLATGLAPASQAQPAGPASTEQAGRYDASSGNYIYDTGQPIILRLADGTTQKIGANSTENRLYTFLADPAIEVDSVNRTKGWINFDRVYFEPGSTTLTDESFMQLRNVASILKTFPTAVVKLGGYTDSTGNPLKNFQLSETRAQTAMLAMAGMGIDMNRIQAKGYGGKYFITPNTTPEGRALNRRISIRVIKK
- a CDS encoding NADH-quinone oxidoreductase subunit N, producing the protein MNSIILLSVLGLGNLFLGFRRSNRLLLPVMMLILGLVLTVNFIDWNEGAQPFFNGMLTIDNFSVAFTGIVLLTALVLVPFSQKYVLDGEANLAEYYSLLLFSLVGAIMLVSYNHLLMLFLGIEILSVAMYVLAGSDKRNLRSNEAALKYFLMGAFFTGILLFGMALVYGATGTFVLSEISFAVQNPAPGFESLKPMLYIGMLLMFIGMGFKVSAAPFHFWTPDVYEGTPTFFAAFMSTVVKTAGFAAFLKLLVQAFPAANAQGIWLPTLTAMCVLTLLIGNVGAVAQTSIKRMLAYSSISHAGYLLIALVAYNGQLEGASANGILFYSLAYSVATVAAFGVVKLVADARQREDYDGLNGLAKTNPLLAFSLTVSMLSLAGIPLTGGFFGKFFVFSAAVENGYIGLVVFAVVMSMVSIYYYLRPIISMYMRDTDAETAEAVPVTTFQAGALLLLAALTVLLGVLPGLVAGAL
- a CDS encoding complex I subunit 4 family protein yields the protein MLTVLLLLWPVAAALLLHFFKGRAARVPALGAALVEFALAAYAAFTFNTNNTGQFSFDLNWIPSAGIHFAVGMDGLSLLLVLLTAVLVPVILLSAFRRNFENESVFYALVLFMQTGLIGVFTAQDAFLFYFMWEVALIPIYFLAGVWGGVNRARVTFKFFLYTIIGSLFMLAGFVYLYFQTGPAADGLSAHNSALASFYALNLPAETQVWLFWLIFAAFAVKMPIFPFHTWQPDTYTEAPAPATMLLSGIMLKMGIYGCMRWLLPVVPMGVDYWQNLILILAIIGIIYGAIIAIRQQDVKRLIAYSSLSHVGLMIAGVFSLTQMGLQGAAIQMLAHGVNVVGMFFIADAIERRTGTRNIADLGGLTRKAPVLTVCFLVLLLGTVALPLTNGFVGEFLLLAGVYQFNAWMGAVAGVTIILGAVYLLRMFQRVMLGPDSSFTETFTDLTGSELALLVPLIVLVFWIGLFPNTFLHLSEGSVLNILNEVVKR
- a CDS encoding sensor histidine kinase, which codes for MKRPADFWLLLLGLLGVFLLAGFGAQAQPTPLRFRTFTAADGLAENSVYSLVQDQRGFLWVGTQDGLCRYDGVGFRTFRADARRPTSLASNFVLSLCLDPQGQVWVGTGGGLSRYSPRTGQFRTYRAEPGDSSGLTSNFIRVVYCDRQGRVWAGSEDGLHQLNPAARRFGVFRHAAGPGSSLRRNSVRALTQDQAGQLWVGTGEGIVSRLDTVSRLLLPDPRLPAVGAITSLCPDRRGGLWVGAESGTLAYLPPAGGAARFFRPGAGSLPPGGIRSLLTDQQNTLWVGTNEGLCRYEPATGTFRRTAHEPLNPVSLPENTVQTLLQDRAGLLWVGTEAGLSQTDLRTRDFRRVPAPAVPAPVWAVTSDAAGRLWIGTEDQGLLCYEPTTGRYRSFRHNPAQPGSLAQDFVRALSFDAAGRLWVGTQSQGLDCLEPGRTVFRHYRHNSANPASLSDDFVRSVYQDPAGQLWVGTEGGLNRLSAATGRFTTFRHDPARAASLPNNFVRVTLQDGRGRLWVGTGGGGLSCLDPATGRFRTFRADGRNPRSLSSNFVRCLQLDESGTLWVGTEGGGFCRLDDAEQGSFTTFREASGLPNDVVYGMQHDRQGHLWLSTNKGIARFDPKTGRFFTFDERDGLPQDEFNAGASHRGADGQLYFGGANGLVAFLPAAVRTNPVPPAVVLTELRKFNRPVELPDTAITERRVLRLAPQDYFFSLEFAALNFRQPDKNRYVYLLEGFDQDWIEAGRRREANYTNLDPGTYTFRVRATNNDGVWSPRGAALRIIVTPPWYQSWWFRIGLGWLAFALLFVAYRLRVGHLLSLERVRHSIARDLHDDMGSTLSSISILSQIARNHQHQHRPEQAAALLEQIGDSSRRMLDAMDDIVWAINPAHDGLDDVTARMRSFASEVLEARGIEFTFRAEPSVQGLKLDMRARREFFLLFKEAINNLAKYAQCQHAGIRLAYQQGLLHLTVQDDGVGFDPTSPAQGSGNGLTNMRSRAAALAGHLTIETAPGKGTTLHLKVPLND